The sequence CAAGGTCCGTTTTCTTTGCGGATGTTTCATCGTTCCTGGGGATTGATGTTGATCCGCGAGAACATTGAGAGTCCGAGCACTCTTTTGGATTTTCCGAGCCGGGACCGGTTTATCGAGGAATTGCAGAAACACCCTTATGATATCGTGGCGATCAGTGCGATTCCCCCGAACTTCTTGAAGGTGAAGGAAATGTGCCGACTCGTGCGGCTCTATCTGCCCGAGGCCAAAATTATTGTTGGCGGCCACATTACGGGCATTGCCGACCTGAAGGCGCGAACTGGAGTGGACTATGTGTCCCGTGGGGAGGGCGTTCGGTGGATGCGATCGTTCCTTGGGGAGAAGGTGGATCGGCCGATTCGGCATCCGCGAATCCTTTCGGGAATTGGCACGCGGACCATGGGAATGAGGTTGAGCGAAAAGCCTGGCGAGGTGGCCGCTACGCTCATCCCGTCGGTGGGTTGTCCGATGGGCTGCAATTTCTGCGCGACCTCGGCGACTTTTGGGGGCAAGGGACGCTTTATTGATTTCTATAAAGACGGTGACGAACTGTTTGAGGTGATGGTTGAGCTGGAGCGTGACCTGAAGGTGCAGTCGTTCTTTGTGATGGATGAAAATTTCCTCTTTCACCGTCGTCGGGCTCTCCGGCTTCTCGAGAGAATGAAGGAGGGGCGGAAAAGTTGGTCCCTCTATGTCTTCAGTTCGGCCAACGTTCTGAAGTCCTACAAGATCGAGCAGCTGGTTGGCCTGGGGATTTCCTGGGTCTGGATGGGCCTTGAGGGAAAAGCGAGCCAGTATGCCAAACTGGCGGGGGCAGACACCCGGGCGCTGGTTCGGGAACTCCAATCGCACGGGATCAGCATCCTGGGCTCGACGATCATTGGATTGGAGGAGCACACGCCGGAAAATCTTCCTGAGGCGATCGAGTATGCGGTCAGCCACGACACTGAATTTCATCAGTTTATGCTCTACACACCCGTTCCCGGGACTCCCTTGTTCGAGGAACATCGCGAGGCGGGAACTCTACTGGACCCGGAGGGAGAGCAGTTGGCCGATGCGCATGGGCAGCTCAAATTCATGCATCGGCATCCTAATATTCCCGCGGGAGAGGAGTCGGGGTTTTTGTTGAGAGCGTTTCAGCGCGATTTTGAAGTCAATGGCCCTAGTGTTCTCCGAATGGCCCGCACCCTGTTGCAGGGTTGGAGGATGTATGGAAAGAGTGAAGACGGGAGAGTCCGAACAAGGTTGCGTAGAGAGGCGCGCTCACTGGCTTTTCAGTATGCGGCTGCCGTGGCCGGCGCGCGCCGATGGTTTCGTAAGGAACCCGAGATCCGCGCTAAGCTGGACACTCTCCTACGGGAGATTAAAAAAGAGTTTGGGCTTCGGGCCAGGCTCGCCGCGGCAGTGGGGAGGGTCTGGGTATACCGTTCCTTGAAGGCCGAGTCCCGTCGACTCGGGTCGGGTTTCATTATGGAGCCGCCCACCTTCCGGGAGAGCAGTCTGAGCTCGGCCGGGGCTTGAAGGATTTAGGTGGGGCATGGCTTCAGCCTTGCCCGCGTAGTCCTGGCGATTCTCGTCGTCGGTTCGTTTTCGGCGACATTTCGCAGCTCGGTTTCTTTTTCGTCCGTTTCGGTGGGCGCTAAAGCAACCCACCCACAGAGTGGGGCATGGCTTCAGCCTTGCCCGCGTTGGTCCGGCGGTTCTCGTCGTCGTTTCGTTTTCGGCGACATTTCGCAACTCGGTTTCTTTTTCATCCATCTCGGTGGGCGCTAAAGCAACCCACCCCACAGAGGGCCCGTCGTTCCGATAGAGGTTCGAAGTCTCTTGAATAATCTGGAGGTATGGGATTGGGTTCGCCGTATGAATACCCCAGTTGCGATTATCGGTGGTGGCCCTTGCGGTCTTCTCTCTTCCCTCTACCTTTCCCGTCTCGGGGTTAAGAACGTCGTTCTGGAAAAGCACCCGGGCATCTCCTTTCATCCCAAGGCGATGGGAACCAGTCGAAAAACGGCGGAAATCTTTCGTCAGCTCGGACTGCTCGATGCGATGCTGGAGAAAGACATCGTCGATGGGGTCGAGAATGTCCAGGTCTGGCTACGAAGCTTGGCCGGAGAAGAGTTTGGGAGGTCTCCTCGCGTCAAGGAGGAGGATGGGTCGACTCCTTGCAAGCGTTACCACTGTCCGCAGCCTCACACGGAATCCGTTTTGAGGAAGGCGGTTGAGCGGGAGGAGCATTCGGAGTTGCGCTTTCACTCTCATGTGACCGCGTTTGTTGATTCTGGAGAGGACGTTTCTTTGACGGTGGAGAACCGGGAAACCGGGGAGGTAGAAACCCTTCGAGCCCGCTGGGTGATTGCGGCTGACGGTGCAGCCAGCGCTGTGCGGGAGAAACTGGGCATCGAGACCTACGGACCGGGTGATCGCGGGCATTTTCTCAATGTTTATTTCCGAGCCGACTACTCCGAACTCATTAAAGGCCGGGAATCCCAGCTCTACAGCCTGTTGGATGACGAGTATTACGAACTGATGGTCGCCGTGAATGGGAAGGATGAATGGCTGATGCATCATTTTCTCCAGCCCGGTGAGTCGCCGGAGGACTACTCGGCCGAAGCTTTTCAGGAGATTATTCAAGGGGTCTCGGGCGCTCCGGAGATTCCCGTCGAGGTCATCAGCATCAGCCCTTGGGTGATGAGCCCCAAAGTTGCGGCCCAATGGCGTTCAGGACGGATTTTCCTGACCGGGGATGCCGCAGCGCGACTCTCGCCTGCAGGAGGCCTGGGGATGAACAACGGTTTGCAGAGTGCGGCCAATCTCGCCTGGAAACTGGCCGCAGTGGTGCATGGTCAGGCGGCGGAAGGCCTTCTCGACACGTATGGGAGGGAACGCTCAGACGTGGTGAAGTACATCTTCGAGAATGCCGAAGGCAATGCGGATGAGGTTTTTGAAATCGTCGGCATGGCTATGTGTGGAAACTGGGACGGGGCGAAGGAGAAGATTCGACATTCACGCCGCAGTGGTAGTGGTGCCGGAGTCGACCTCGGTCTCGCCTACGGCCAAGGAGCGCTGGTTCCCGACGGGACGGGTGCCCCACAGCTAGAGGATCCGGCCAACGAGTATATTCCCACAGGTCGTCCGGGGCATCGGGCTCCGCACATCCCTCTCGAGGGACCGAACGGAGAAACGTCATCCATCGATCTGTTTGGCTTGAGCTTTGTGCTTCTCGTCGGTCCGGATGGAGGGCCTTGGCAGGCGGCTGCGGAAGATTTGCAATCCAAGTATTTTCAGGGAGTGTCCCTGAGGGTCGAAGTCATCGGGGAAAGCCTCGATGTCGATGTGAAAGCAATGCTCGACCTGTACGGCATATCCTCGAAAGGCGCTATCCTCGTCCGTCCGGATGGCTACGTAGCCGCCCGCTGGGCGAAGGGAGAGGGCGACGAATTCGAGTCGCTCGAGGCGGCGGTTGCGACGATATTTGGTAGGTAACGTCCCTTAGGTTTCGACCGCCCTCGATTCTCTATTCAAGAGGCTAACCGTCCCTTAATCACTTTCGCCGGAATACCCGCGGCGATGGACATCGATGGAACATCTTTTGTCACTACCGATCCGGCACCGACGACCGAACCTTTTCCAACGTGCACGCCAGCGGTGAGGTTGACTCGACCTCCGATCCAGCAGTCGTCTTCGATGGTGATGGGGGCGGGGCGGAGGCCCTGGTTGTGGATCGGTTTGTCTGGATCGTCGAATATGTGATTGGCGGCGATCATCATGCCGTGAGAGGCGATGCGGACTCCGTTGCCGATGGAGATCTGGCCGGATGGGTCTTCCCGGGTTCCTCCTCCGACGAGAATCGTATAGGCTTGGACTGAGCAATTGTCTCCGAAGGACACGTTACCCTGGATGATCGCTCCTTCGGCGATGATGCAGTTTCCGCCGAAAACGATCTTCCCGTTGCGTGGATGGATCTTGGCACCGGGGTGGAAAAGGCAACTCTTCGGCGCTTCGACGTTCTTGTGACGCAGCGCGAAATGACGGCCAATTCGGTAGAGGAGCCGTTCTTTACAGTTTCCGGGCTTCTTCGGCATGCTGTAGCCGCGATCGAGTAAATTCCAGAGGCTCATGGGAAGGGGAGGTTTAGACGTTAAGAGGTTTGGAGGTTAGGACGTTCTGAGGTTAAGAAGTTGTGACGTTTTGAGGTTGAGAGATTAGGGAGGTTTGAGGTTGGGAAGTTTAAAGGGTGAGTTCGACCATTTCAGCGTCTGAGGCCGGTAGGCTGTTGCAAAGGATGCGTGATCCGTCGTGGGAGAAGACGGGATGGTGGCAGACACGATTCGGATTGCGGCCTGGATCTTCCTTCTCCCCCCGGTATTTGGGAAGTTGGACGCGGTGAACGATCTCACCGGTTTCGCGGGAGATGAAGACGACCGCACCTCCGTCGCCGTAGGATTCGTCGGTAACGATCAAATTGTCGTCCGCCGGGCTGACGCTCGGATGGCCTCCGCTATGGTGGTCACTCAGTAGGCGGTACCCCGAGCCGTCGTAGCGAACTTCGGCCAAGGCGGTTTTCCCTGGGTTCTCGGGGCGGGGACCGTATCCGATCAAACGCTCCCCATCCGGTTGCCAGGCCCAGTGTACTCCCCGGCGATCGAAGCTGATGTCGACGGCTAGGTTTATCTCTTTCAGTTCCCGGTCTGCTGTGAAGACGGATGTGATCTTGGGTTCTTCGCGGCGCGGGTCGACACAATGGTTCCCGAAAAAGAAGAGGCAACGGGTTCCCTGGCGGTTCCAGCGGACGCAATAAGTCATGAGGGTGAGCCCTTCTTCGGGGCCGAGTCGTTCCTTTATGCGTTGGTCCTCTTCGAGGATACGTTCCCGTTGAGGATGATTTCGAAGAATCTCCTCCGTAGAGAGCACTAATTCGGAAGAAGAGGGAGGGCCGAAATCGATTGAGGAAATCCCATGCTTCTGGCGTTCCTGAAAGGGAACGATGGCAAGTTCCGGACGGTAGAGTTTCTCGGGGTGTCCGTAGCCCGCCGCGTAGAGCAGGCTATGCGAACAGGAGAAACCGGGTTCTCCGGAAGGGGGAAGACCCTCCATGTCTCCGGGAACGACTACTTCTTTTCCGGTGGCGAGCTCCCGGCGGGTTGTGCTGGGACGTAGATCGTTGCCGGATTGGAAGTAGACGAAGCGGGCGTCGGGGGACCAGCTTTGCCAGAACCCGGTGTGCCAGAAGCTGGGAGTGACCGGATGGCGGCCAAAACGGTCGAGGATTTCGCCTTCAGCGGAGAGGACGATGACTTCCCCCTCGCCGGTTTTCCGATCGGCTCCGGCGATGAGCATGCGACCGGAGCCGTCCGGCGCATACGGGCAAAGACTGTAGTAGCTGTGCACACACCAGCGGTCGGGAACCGGAAGGGTGCGAAGAGTCGGGGAGAGGGTTGTTGGAGAATTCATAAATTATCTAAAGACGACTAGAGGCTTTTTGTGGCTGGGTTGCTTCAGCGCCCAGCTTTCGAATGTGCGATACGTCGAAACGGCTGTCGCCATTTCGCTCCGTGGGAAATTGACGGAAGTTCGGTAAAAAGTTGGTATACCGGATTGTCGGTTCGGTCATCGGTCTCACCCAGCCTTCGCCCGAGGCTACGGCGGGCTGGCTGACCGACGCTACGGCCCGGGCGAATGTCATTCGTTGAGGCGGTGTCATTCGGTTATTTTCGGAAGATAACCTTGGGGCCGAACCCCTCCATCCCGCGTCCGCGGAATCCCCCTCTCCAGCAACCCCCGTCGCCAAGGCTATGGAGGTCAAGAGCAGGGGATAAGTTTCAGGGGACTGTTGGTTGTTCTTCGAATCAAAAGTAGCTCTGTGTTTTGGGTGAGGACTTTCTGCCTTGCCGAGAAGGGAAGAGGCTTGGACGTCGATTTTGACTCCCCTCCTCCTCGTAGGAGGGGGGGACCAGCGCCAGCTGGTGGGGAGGTCCTGCCGGAACGGATAGATCCGCAAACTCCGGTCGTTCACAGTAGGCACGCCGCAGAATAGCGAAACGATCAGTCTCTCCAATCTGGGCCTTTGAATCGGAAACTGAAAACCAGAAAACATCCAAACTTCAAAACCTCAAAACCTCAAAACGTCTTAACCTCTAAACGTCTGAACCTCTTAATCTCCCAAACCTATCGTCCCATCCAGCCTCCGTCGACGGTCAAGATGGAGCCGTGGACGTATTTGGATGCGTCTGAGCAAAGGAAGAGAGCCGGGCCTTTGAAATCTTCGGGATTACCCCAGCGTCCGGCAGGAATACGGTCGAGGATCTGTTGGCTGCGGACGGGGTCATTGCGCAGCGCTTCGGTGTTGTCGGTGGCAATATAGCCGGGAGCGATGGCGTTGACGTTGACTCCTCGGCCGGCCCATTCGTTGGCGAGGGCTTTGGTGAGTTGGCCGATTCCTCCTTTACTGGCGGCGTAGCCCGGGACGGTTATGCCTCCTTGGAAAGTGAGGAGAGAAGCGGTGAAAACGATCTTCCCTGAACCCCGTTCGACCATTTCTTTGCCGATCTCGCGGCTGAGAACGAACTGAGCGTTGAGGTTGGTTTCGATGATGGTGTCCCAATATTCATCAGGATGCTCGGCTGCAGGTTTACGGAGGATATTGCCCGCGTTGTTGATCAGGATGTCAATCTGCGGGTGGTCCGCTTTTACCGATTCGATAAAACGATAGAGGGAATCGCGATCGGAGAAATCTGCCTGGTAGGCCGAGAACTTTCGACCGAGAGTCATTACGGATTTCTCGATGGCGCTGCCGGATGATTCGAGCGAGGCGCTGACGCCGATGATGTTGGCACCGGCCTCGGCGAGGCCCTCGGCCATG is a genomic window of Puniceicoccus vermicola containing:
- a CDS encoding B12-binding domain-containing radical SAM protein; its protein translation is MKRKENSREIIPVCPISQPVILFSSVFGPFARDDEYGSRAINPMELYQNQVTRAQGPFSLRMFHRSWGLMLIRENIESPSTLLDFPSRDRFIEELQKHPYDIVAISAIPPNFLKVKEMCRLVRLYLPEAKIIVGGHITGIADLKARTGVDYVSRGEGVRWMRSFLGEKVDRPIRHPRILSGIGTRTMGMRLSEKPGEVAATLIPSVGCPMGCNFCATSATFGGKGRFIDFYKDGDELFEVMVELERDLKVQSFFVMDENFLFHRRRALRLLERMKEGRKSWSLYVFSSANVLKSYKIEQLVGLGISWVWMGLEGKASQYAKLAGADTRALVRELQSHGISILGSTIIGLEEHTPENLPEAIEYAVSHDTEFHQFMLYTPVPGTPLFEEHREAGTLLDPEGEQLADAHGQLKFMHRHPNIPAGEESGFLLRAFQRDFEVNGPSVLRMARTLLQGWRMYGKSEDGRVRTRLRREARSLAFQYAAAVAGARRWFRKEPEIRAKLDTLLREIKKEFGLRARLAAAVGRVWVYRSLKAESRRLGSGFIMEPPTFRESSLSSAGA
- a CDS encoding FAD-dependent monooxygenase, yielding MNTPVAIIGGGPCGLLSSLYLSRLGVKNVVLEKHPGISFHPKAMGTSRKTAEIFRQLGLLDAMLEKDIVDGVENVQVWLRSLAGEEFGRSPRVKEEDGSTPCKRYHCPQPHTESVLRKAVEREEHSELRFHSHVTAFVDSGEDVSLTVENRETGEVETLRARWVIAADGAASAVREKLGIETYGPGDRGHFLNVYFRADYSELIKGRESQLYSLLDDEYYELMVAVNGKDEWLMHHFLQPGESPEDYSAEAFQEIIQGVSGAPEIPVEVISISPWVMSPKVAAQWRSGRIFLTGDAAARLSPAGGLGMNNGLQSAANLAWKLAAVVHGQAAEGLLDTYGRERSDVVKYIFENAEGNADEVFEIVGMAMCGNWDGAKEKIRHSRRSGSGAGVDLGLAYGQGALVPDGTGAPQLEDPANEYIPTGRPGHRAPHIPLEGPNGETSSIDLFGLSFVLLVGPDGGPWQAAAEDLQSKYFQGVSLRVEVIGESLDVDVKAMLDLYGISSKGAILVRPDGYVAARWAKGEGDEFESLEAAVATIFGR
- a CDS encoding acyltransferase, which codes for MSLWNLLDRGYSMPKKPGNCKERLLYRIGRHFALRHKNVEAPKSCLFHPGAKIHPRNGKIVFGGNCIIAEGAIIQGNVSFGDNCSVQAYTILVGGGTREDPSGQISIGNGVRIASHGMMIAANHIFDDPDKPIHNQGLRPAPITIEDDCWIGGRVNLTAGVHVGKGSVVGAGSVVTKDVPSMSIAAGIPAKVIKGRLAS
- a CDS encoding SDR family oxidoreductase produces the protein MKTPERFNLSGKTALVTGCKRGIGFAMAEGLAEAGANIIGVSASLESSGSAIEKSVMTLGRKFSAYQADFSDRDSLYRFIESVKADHPQIDILINNAGNILRKPAAEHPDEYWDTIIETNLNAQFVLSREIGKEMVERGSGKIVFTASLLTFQGGITVPGYAASKGGIGQLTKALANEWAGRGVNVNAIAPGYIATDNTEALRNDPVRSQQILDRIPAGRWGNPEDFKGPALFLCSDASKYVHGSILTVDGGWMGR